The Anguilla anguilla isolate fAngAng1 chromosome 19, fAngAng1.pri, whole genome shotgun sequence genome has a segment encoding these proteins:
- the LOC118218839 gene encoding interleukin-22-like, whose product MKWTVLVAVTVLCCLWRDAGAGVIKQHPKSAPLRNPHTHQRVRELAQHAQNLDNDTDTRLMPPANHSDSQTNLYICCLHANILDFYLLNILTTQEVYPHLASVRAELHRVSRDLERRGCSINHVKDHEHSKRFKEEFFKLGKKGETKAIGEIDILFDYLSRYC is encoded by the exons ATGAAGTGGACAGTCCTGGTTGCCGTGACGGTTCTGTGCTGCCTGTGGCGGGATGCTGGCGCCGGGGTCATCAAGCAGCACCCCAAAAGCGCCCCGCTGAGGAACCCCCACACGCACCAGCGCGTCCGAGAGCTCGCCCAACAC GCCCAGAACCTGGACAACGACACAGACACCCGCCTGATGCCACCTGCCAATCACTCAGACAGTCAAACA AACCTGTACATCTGCTGCCTGCACGCCAACATCCTGGACTTCTACCTGCTGAACATCCTGACCACCCAGGAGGTGTACCCCCACCTGGCGTCAGTGCGGGCTGAGCTGCACAGGGTCAGCAGGGAcctggagaggagaggctgc TCTATCAATCACGTGAAGGACCACGAGCACAGCAAGCGCTTCAAAGAAGAGTTCTtcaag TTGGGGAAGAAGGGAGAGACCAAAGCGATTGGAGAGATCGATATTCTCTTCGATTACCTCTCAAGATATTGCtaa
- the mdm1 gene encoding nuclear protein MDM1, whose product MAVKFKGISEYKSKFKGRSARSRSASPQFRMPKAGLRSDQLGVSREPQFHSKRRVPFHRPQVYQSFQWPGPEELPREHHTPRPSTTPAAAPPAEAPGDTEGAQTPLAPRGPRPSGALCEGSVPVTQAPPPAAEPRGAVTVEEAEPVLNGVHHVLKRRAGLKSAGRANRLLSSEYQRQFQRKTRVASSPLLAAEQVVYSSSPVIPPFKANPLVQESEYRRSFKGSPPPRAPRLRRDLEQREEGAQFQPEQVSPERAAKNMKKKKKKQQLQLSRKPSLQNGAPQCGSQSQRRETRSQSPPQPRPSHGGYRKVRSEYSSHFRSPLHYRLRDGVWIRSSTAAAEARELREKAEAYRRRAWGTHFSRDHLNQILSEQNRLWEASTASDTGTERSSTSSTIHALDLASIESVRGSTDRRSLPRSPSARSPSGGGSEEAGLHNAPTLPVRRKLVWGEAEPGAGPEQKDRDEREKLGEELEEEEEQEEEEYRSDKATASGDLSPTSDSHSSVLGGRLPTPKMKTITTIQRTHHDLTTPTTGGAILVSPPKLKEASPGRSIRRSEPPLGKPHSPHKPLSRASPERVGSKGSSSPHSSPAAGLTTADPIPLREDAWPAHPSPDDPPAPRPARTSRRRSPTAAPPPPAPAPTNRILGKLRDPEFQHNGNLGFVRHEMAAAASADLSDDDDRMSQISAWSAASCSMASQVLERAQKRQKSFWGKS is encoded by the exons ATGGCAGTCAAGTTTAAG GGGATCAGCGAGTATAAGAGCAAATTCAAGGGGCGGAGCGCGCGGTCCAGAAGCGCATCTCCCCAGTTCAGGATGCCCAAGGCGGGGCTTCGGTCCGACCAGCTGG GTGTCAGCAGAGAGCCGCAGTTCCATTCTAAAAGGAGGGTGCCTTTCCACAGGCCCCAGGTGTACCAGTCCTTTCAATGGCCGGGGCCAGAAGAGTTGCCACGGGAACACCACACCCCCAGGCCAAGCACGACTCCcgctgcagcgccccctgcagagGCACCGGGAGACACAGAGGGTGCCCAAACCCCACTGGCCCCCAGGGGTCCCAGGCCCTCTGGGGCTCTGTGTGAGGGGAGCGTACCGGTcacccaggccccgcccccagctgcAGAGCCCCGGGGTGCTGTCAcagtggaggaggcggagcctgtgcTGAATGGA GTCCACCACGTTCTgaagaggagggcggggcttaaGTCAGCAGGCCGTGCCAATCGGCTCCTGAGCTCAGAGTATCAGAGGCAGTTCCAGCGGAAAACGCGGGTAGCCAGCTCCCCCCTCCTGGCTGCAGAACAG GTGGTGTACAGCAGCAGTCCCGTCATCCCGCCCTTCAAGGCGAACCCATTGGTCCAGGAGAGCGAGTACAGGCGGAGCTTCAAAGGGTCCCCGCCCCCCAGGGCTCCCCGGCTGCGGCGGGacctggagcagagagaggagggggctcAGTTCCAGCCGGAGCAGGTCTCCCCGGAGAGGGCAGCAAAG aacatgaagaagaagaagaagaagcagcagctgcagctatCCAGGAAACCGAGCCTCCAGAACGGCGCCCCTCAGTGTGGTTCGCAAAGCCAGCGGCGGGAAACGAGGTCACAGAGCCcaccacagccccgcccctcccatgGGGGATACAG GAAGGTGAGGTCAGAGTACAGCTCTCACTTCCGCTCCCCCCTGCACTACCGGCTCAGAGACGGGGTTTGGATCCGGTCCtccacagctgcagcagag GCGCGGGAGCTGAGAGAGAAGGCCGAGGCGTACCGGCGGAGGGCCTGGGGGACCCACTTCTCCCGGGACCACCTGAACCAGATCCTGTCCGAGCAGAACCGCCTGTGGGAGGCCTCCACCGCCTCAGACACCGGCACGGAacgcagcagcaccagcagcaccatCCACGCTCTGGACCTCGCCAG TATTGAGAGTGTGAGGGGGAGCACCGACAGACGGTCCCTGCCCCGGTCCCCCTCGGCCCGGTCCCCCTCTGGGGGGGGCAgcgaggaggcggggctgcACAATGCACCCACCCTCCCAGTGCGAAGGAAGCTGGTCTggggggaggcggagccaggggcggggccagagcaGAAGGACAGGGACGAGAGAGAGAagctgggggaggagctggaggaagaggaggagcaggaggaagaggagtacAGGAGTGATAA GGCAACAGCCTCAGGGGATCTGTCACCCACATCAGACTCCCACAGCTCTGTGCTGGGGGGCAGGCTGCCCACCCCCAAAATGAAGACCATCACCACTATCCAGAGGACGCACCATGACCTCACCACCCCGACAACAG GGGGCGCCATTCTGGTCTCCCCTCCGAAACTGAAGGAGGCCTCTCCGGGCAGGAGTATCCGGAGGAGCGAGCCGCCTCTGGGGAAACCCCACTCGCCCCACAAGCCTCTGTCCCGGGCCTCGCCGGAGAGGGTCGGCAGTAAG GGGAGCAGCTCGCCTCACTCCTCGCCGGCTGCAGGTCTGACCACAGCGGACCCCATCCCGCTGAGGGAGGACGCCTGGCCCGCGCACCCCTCCCCGGATGACCCCCCCGCTCCGCGCCCCGCCCGGACGTCCCGCAGGCGCAGccccaccgccgccccccctcctcccgctcccGCCCCGACCAATCGCATCCTGGGAAAGCTGAGGGACCCGGAGTTCCAGCACAACG GTAACCTCGGATTTGTCAGGCACGAGATGGCAGCCGCTGCTTCAGCTGACCTTTCTGACGACG ATGACAGGATGTCCCAGATCTCGGCCTGGTCGGCCGCTTCCTGCTCCATGGCTTCCCAGGTCCTGGAACGAGCTCAGAAACGACAGAAGAGCTTCTGGGGCAAGAGCTAG